CAAACCGATTTAGTCTGCGGCGTATTTTCATGGGTATTAGCATCAAACGCTTTCAGCTGAGATTCGATGCTGCTGAGATCCCCTTTTATCACCGCCATCGGTTGAAACCTTGGCACTTCAAGGGGAGTAATAGCGACCCTTTCAGCCTGGTCAAACTCCACTAACAACACCTGCTTAGTGGTTTTCAGTTCATCAAAGCTCAGTGGAATGGGCGAGCCGCTATAACGGATATGCTCTGATTTGGCGACCATCTGTGGCCTGTGGATATGTCCCAGGGCAATATAGTCCGCCGGGGGAAATCCATCCGCCGCAAAACCATCCAGGCTTCCGATATAGATATCACGCACCGAGTCTGACTGACTCACGCCCAACGCCGTGAGATGGCCGGTAGCGATGATCGGTACACTCAACTGCTTCTCTTCTCTGACAGCCAGTGCTGCCTGATACAGCTGATGATAATGCTGCTTAATCGCCTCGCCTAATGCCTGGCGCTTTTCAAGACCCGATTCGCCGGCACGACTCTGTATAACATCGCGGGGACGGATAAAGGGTATCGCACAGAGAATGGCTCCGGTGTCACCCGCACGGTTTTTTAGCTCAATGATTTGAGTATGGGTCGGTTCAGATCTGACTGTATCCTCTGTTACTTCAGTGGAAACAGCACTCGGGACAACATTAGCAACGACGTGCGTATTAAGGCAGGCCACCAGCTGTTTCGATTCATTCAGGGTCGATACTGAATCGTGATTGCCACCCAATACCACCAGCGTGCAATTCAACTGACTGATAGCGACGATGAACTGGTTATACATCTCCCGTGCATAGCTCGGCGGGGTGCCGGTATCAAAGATATCACCAGCGACGATGACTGCATCGATATCATGGGCAGCGACCTGCTCCAACAACCAGGCGAGAAATGCCTGATGCTCCGCTTTGCGGCTTTTGGTAAAAAAGCTCTGACCCAGATGCCAGTCAGACGTATGTAGGAGTTTCATTCAGATCGTCCGTAACCATAAAAATACCGCTAGACTATCACAATGATCACTCCCACTTGATCGATTTCTACCTTAAAATAACAACCTGCTGTTAAATGACAGAACCTTCAACGGTTATGCACCTTTCACAATTTTAATACCTTACCAACCAGACATCAGGACACCAGTTAATGCCTTTTGATATTACAGCGGTTATCAGCATCATGGGGCTCTCGGCGGTAGCAGTCTTCGCCGTTTCGGGCGCTCTGGATGCCGCCCGTCAGAAGATGGATATTCTGGGATTGATGCTGATAGGTACGGCAACGGGTCTGGGCGGTGGCACTCTGCGTGATGTACTGCTTGGGAAACTGCCGGTATTCTGGATACAAGAGCCCGTCTGGATCATTATCTGCCTGGTCGCTTCAGCCGTTACCTACTTTATTGCGCCCAAGCTGGCTTCGCGAACACGTGCCCTGATCTGGATGGATGCGGTTGGTATAGCTCTGTTTGCCGTTGTCGGCACAGAGATCGGCCTGAAGTTTGGTACGTCACCTCTGATTGCGGTCTGTATGGGGGTTATGACCGGAAGCTTTGGCGGTATCGCCCGTGACCTGCTCTGTGGCAGCAACCTGACACTGATGAATGAAGAACTCTATATCACACCGATGCTGGTCGGTTCCGTTACTTATCTGATACTCAATACCTTAAGCCTGCCCTACAGTTATGACCTGATTGGGGGTTTTATCGTAGCGTTTAGTCTTCGAGCGCTGGCCATTCAGTTCAATATTAAACTGCCAAATATGTATCGTAAGCATCAAGACTCTTAAGTTTTTAATAGCCCATCAGTGACAATCAAAAAAGGCGAACACAGGGTTCGCCTTTTACATCACCTTTCTACTTAATAAGTGACTTTACCTGCCTACCACTCGTTCAACACCGCCCCGGGGAAGTGTTCCCTTAATACCCGATTCTGAAACTGATCATTAAAGCGGCAATTAATAATGATAATAAATCGCTCGAATGGCTGACTCTCGTCCTGTGGTTGCAGACTCCCTACGCTGTGGTATATCTGATCATCCCTGATATGCAAAATCTCTCCTGGTGCAAGATCCGCTGAAATAATCTCATGCTGCCCCTGTTTATCAAACGATAACGAGCTGGTCGCACCCCTCACATTTTCCCGGTTGATCACCAGTACACTGAGAAACTTACTACCATCTTTATGGATACCCTGCCCCTGCAAAGGGTCGGTTAATTTATCTCCCCGCACACCGTTTATCTGCATCAGAATCGGTTCACCCGGCTGAATATCCCACAGATCGGCCCAGCCTTTAATAAACGCGGTGACATCGTCCCGCTGAATAAATGGCTCTTCCAGAGGCGCATAGTGGCGTATTTTATCGGCCATCGTTTCAGCGTCATTGAAAGCACCAGCCTGTGCCATCGGGCAACCGGCTAACACGCGGGGCTCACCTGATTGATCCAGATAAAACCAGGACATCCGCTTCCAGCGAGTTTCCACATAGGGGTCGCGGGGAAGCTGGTCCAGATAAGGTAACCAGCCTTGCAGATCTATTTGGGTATCGACATCGGTTCGACTCCAGTTACCCAAACGTATTTCTTCATACACCCGGGTATCCCAATAACGCCTTTGACGTTGATGAATAATCTGCTGAGCCGTTAGTGGCTGTGGTGGATGGTTTTGCGGGACGTTATTTGCTATAAAAGTTCCCATAATAGTGTCACTCCTTTGCAAGGGTTAATAGCTGCTTTTTGCAGCCCATAAGACAAGAGGCTCAGCATTATCCGAACCTCTCAACTCTATTTGTAGCAATTAAAACGATCGTTTAGAAATGCTATCGTTTATTCAGTAAATACCAGCTGGATTGAGATCCAGATACGGACTTGCCTAATCGAATGTATCTGAACAACTTTTCAGCAGCGTTTCTCACTAAGGAAGAAAGAGATGGACTTCATTGAAACCCAACATTCAGGATGCACACTGAGGCGTGGTACACCGGATGATGCAGCGATGGTTGTCGACTACATGAGAAAGCTCGGCGCTTATCAGAAGATGCTGGATAAAATAACCGCCACTGAAGCTGACATTCGTCAGCTACTAGTCGATGATAAAGGTGAGGTTATTTTTGCCGAACTT
The genomic region above belongs to Amphritea japonica ATCC BAA-1530 and contains:
- the sbcD gene encoding exonuclease subunit SbcD; the protein is MKLLHTSDWHLGQSFFTKSRKAEHQAFLAWLLEQVAAHDIDAVIVAGDIFDTGTPPSYAREMYNQFIVAISQLNCTLVVLGGNHDSVSTLNESKQLVACLNTHVVANVVPSAVSTEVTEDTVRSEPTHTQIIELKNRAGDTGAILCAIPFIRPRDVIQSRAGESGLEKRQALGEAIKQHYHQLYQAALAVREEKQLSVPIIATGHLTALGVSQSDSVRDIYIGSLDGFAADGFPPADYIALGHIHRPQMVAKSEHIRYSGSPIPLSFDELKTTKQVLLVEFDQAERVAITPLEVPRFQPMAVIKGDLSSIESQLKAFDANTHENTPQTKSVWLCIEVELQDYLADLPQRIQTLIEGLSVEQTLEQTLEQSLEQSLEQVVEQTVIPSFEVLQLRRTRNTAKQSLTQTARETLAELTPDDVFAKRLELESFEGEVEQLRLGRIKEQFQQILSEVENPEQGA
- a CDS encoding trimeric intracellular cation channel family protein; the protein is MPFDITAVISIMGLSAVAVFAVSGALDAARQKMDILGLMLIGTATGLGGGTLRDVLLGKLPVFWIQEPVWIIICLVASAVTYFIAPKLASRTRALIWMDAVGIALFAVVGTEIGLKFGTSPLIAVCMGVMTGSFGGIARDLLCGSNLTLMNEELYITPMLVGSVTYLILNTLSLPYSYDLIGGFIVAFSLRALAIQFNIKLPNMYRKHQDS
- a CDS encoding 2OG-Fe dioxygenase family protein; protein product: MGTFIANNVPQNHPPQPLTAQQIIHQRQRRYWDTRVYEEIRLGNWSRTDVDTQIDLQGWLPYLDQLPRDPYVETRWKRMSWFYLDQSGEPRVLAGCPMAQAGAFNDAETMADKIRHYAPLEEPFIQRDDVTAFIKGWADLWDIQPGEPILMQINGVRGDKLTDPLQGQGIHKDGSKFLSVLVINRENVRGATSSLSFDKQGQHEIISADLAPGEILHIRDDQIYHSVGSLQPQDESQPFERFIIIINCRFNDQFQNRVLREHFPGAVLNEW